The following are encoded together in the Lathyrus oleraceus cultivar Zhongwan6 chromosome 3, CAAS_Psat_ZW6_1.0, whole genome shotgun sequence genome:
- the LOC127129009 gene encoding heat shock 70 kDa protein 4, whose product MAKKYEGRAVGIDLGTTYSCIAVWLDQQNRAEIIHNEQGNRTTPSFVAFTNDQRLIGDAAKNQAATNPENTVFDAKRLIGRKFSDSNVQNDKILWPFKVISGVNDKPMISVKYKGQEKLLCAEEISSMILTKMREIAEAFLEFPVKNAVITVPAYFNDSQRKATMDAGAIAGLNVMRIINEPTAAAIAYGLDERTKRVGERNVFIFDLGGGTFDVSLLTINDKVFQVKATGGNTHLGGEDFDHRMVNYFAQVFKKKNKVDITGNSRALRRLRTACERAKRTLSFAVVTTIEVDSLYEGIDLFSSITRAKFEEINMDLFNQCLKTVESCLIDAKMDKRYIHDVVLVGGSSRIPKVQQLLQDFFAGKDLCKVINPDEAVAYGAAVQAALLSEGFKNVPNLVLQDVVPLSLGIENEGDIMDVVISRNTNIPVKKTKVYSTVFDNQLSASIVVYEGERARASDNNLLGSFNLSGLPCAPRGHPLEVCFAIDENGILIVSAYEKSTGSKNQITKTNEKGRLPSNEIKVMISEAENYRTADENFLKKANAMNALDYCVYKMKKALEKNDMKLKLSSQENEKINSAMTKATYLLDNDKQSEIGVLENHLNELESLLQLVIGKSV is encoded by the exons ATGGCTAAAAAGTATGAAGGACGTGCTGTGGGAATAGACCTTGGAACAACCTATTCTTGTATTGCTGTGTGGCTTGATCAGCAAAATAGAGCAGAGATAATTCACAATGAACAAGGAAACAGAACCACACCTTCTTTTGTTGCTTTCACTAATGATCAAAGATTGATTGGCGATGCCGCTAAAAACCAGGCTGCAACCAACCCGGAAAACACTGTCTTTG ATGCTAAGAGGCTAATCGGTAGGAAATTTAGTGATTCTAATGTTCAAAATGATAAGATCTTGTGGCCATTCAAAGTCATTTCCGGTGTCAATGACAAACCTATGATTTCTGTTAAGTACAAGGGTCAAGAGAAACTGCTATGTGCTGAGGAAATCTCTTCTATGATTCTAACCAAGATGCGTGAGATTGCGGAAGCGTTTTTGGAATTTCCCGTCAAGAATGCAGTTATTACTGTGCCTGCTTATTTCAATGATTCTCAACGGAAAGCCACCATGGATGCTGGTGCCATTGCTGGACTTAATGTTATGAGGATAATCAATGAGCCAACTGCTGCTGCTATTGCTTATGGACTCGACGAAAGAACTAAACGTGTTGGAGAACGGAAtgttttcatctttgatcttGGTGGTGGGACTTTTGATGTGTCTCTTCTTACTATCAATGATAAGGTCTTCCAGGTTAAGGCTACGGGAGGAAACACTCATCTTGGTGGGGAGGACTTTGATCATAGAATGGTGAACTACTTTGCTCAAGTGTTTAAGAAGAAGAACAAAGTGGACATCACTGGAAACTCGAGAGCCTTAAGGAGGTTGAGAACTGCGTGCGAGAGAGCAAAAAGGACACTGTCTTTTGCTGTTGTGACAACCATTGAGGTGGATTCTTTATATGAAGGCATTgatctcttttcttcaatcacTCGTGCAAAGTTTGAGGAAATTAATATGGATCTTTTCAATCAGTGTTTGAAAACGGTTGAAAGTTGTCTTATTGATGCTAAGATGGACAAGAGGTATATACACGATGTTGTGCTTGTTGGTGGATCGTCTAGAATTCCAAAAGTGCAACAACTATTGCAGGATTTTTTTGCTGGTAAGGATTTATGCAAGGTCATTAACCCTGATGAGGCTGTTGCTTATGGTGCTGCTGTGCAGGCTGCTTTGTTGAGTGAAGGCTTTAAAAATGTTCCGAACTTGGTGCTGCAAGATGTTGTGCCTTTGTCTCTTGGTATCGAAAATGAAGGTGATATCATGGATGTTGTAATTAGTAGGAACACTAACATTCCTGTGAAGAAAACAAAAGTTTATTCTACCGTTTTCGATAACCAACTTTCTGCCTCAATTGTTGTTTATGAGGGTGAGAGAGCAAGAGCTAGTGACAACAATCTGCTTGGTTCTTTTAATCTTTCTGGTCTCCCTTGTGCTCCACGTGGTCACCCGCTCGAGGTGTGTTTTGCTATCGACGAAAATGGTATCTTGATTGTTTCTGCTTATGAAAAATCCACCGGTAGTAAAAACCAGATAACAAAAACTAATGAAAAAGGAAGATTGCCATCCAATGAAATTAAAGTAATGATCAGTGAAGCTGAAAACTACCGGACTGCAGATGAAAATTTTCTAAAAAAGGCCAATGCAATGAATGCATTAGATTACTGTGTTTACAAGATGAAGAAGGCCTTAGAGAAGAATGATATGAAACTAAAGTTATCTTCACAAGAAAATGAGAAGATCAATTCTGCAATGACTAAGGCCACATATTTGCTTGATAATGACAAACAGAGTGAAATAGGTGTTCTTGAAAATCATCTGAATGAGCTTGAGAGTCTGTTGCAGTTGGTTATAGGCAAATCCGTCTAG